The Chryseobacterium indicum genome contains a region encoding:
- a CDS encoding fasciclin domain-containing protein, which produces MRNFFKPLLFSGVAMLCIISCDDNDDNMMTEKTTYELVSSDSNLSSLKAAIDKAGLSATLNQSGTFTLFAPTNAAFATFLQANGYASLNDVPTAALKTLLMNHVLNSEVKAAAISTGYVSTLAMGSASSTRPISMFINTNGGVKINGVSNVVATDIDANNGVIHKVDAVIGLPTIVTHATANPQFTSLVSALTRSDMPNFVGILSGTANSPFTVFAPTNSAFSSLLTEIGAANLAAIPKTTLENTLKYHVVTGANVGSNNLTNNMMFPTFQGGSFKITTTGGAKITDNNNRVSNIIVTDVQCSNGIIHAIDKVLLP; this is translated from the coding sequence ATGAGAAATTTCTTTAAACCTCTACTATTTTCGGGAGTTGCCATGCTGTGCATTATCTCCTGCGACGACAATGATGACAACATGATGACTGAGAAGACCACGTATGAACTGGTTTCTTCAGACAGTAATTTAAGCAGTTTAAAAGCTGCCATCGACAAAGCAGGTCTTTCTGCAACTCTTAACCAAAGCGGAACTTTTACATTATTCGCTCCAACAAATGCCGCTTTTGCAACTTTTTTACAGGCAAACGGATATGCAAGTCTTAATGACGTTCCTACGGCGGCATTAAAAACTTTGCTGATGAACCACGTTTTGAATTCTGAAGTAAAAGCAGCAGCAATTTCTACCGGCTATGTTTCTACTCTTGCTATGGGATCTGCTTCTTCCACAAGACCGATCAGTATGTTTATCAATACGAATGGCGGTGTAAAAATTAATGGGGTATCGAATGTTGTTGCCACAGATATTGATGCCAACAACGGAGTGATCCACAAAGTAGATGCGGTAATCGGTTTGCCAACTATTGTTACTCATGCAACGGCAAATCCTCAGTTTACGTCTTTGGTTTCTGCTCTTACAAGAAGTGATATGCCGAATTTTGTTGGAATTTTAAGCGGAACTGCCAATTCTCCGTTTACGGTTTTCGCACCTACCAACAGTGCTTTCTCTTCTCTTCTTACTGAAATTGGAGCGGCTAATTTAGCAGCGATTCCGAAAACAACTTTGGAAAATACTTTGAAATACCACGTCGTTACCGGAGCTAATGTAGGATCTAATAATCTCACAAACAATATGATGTTTCCAACTTTTCAGGGCGGAAGTTTTAAGATTACCACAACAGGCGGTGCAAAAATTACAGATAACAACAACAGAGTTTCTAATATTATTGTAACCGACGTACAATGCAGCAACGGAATTATCCATGCAATTGATAAAGTTTTGCTACCCTAA
- the scpA gene encoding methylmalonyl-CoA mutase produces MRRAVQNKTPQFTITEKKTEVYPFEKDGLQLKSSYTAEDVKNQELTQTSPGIAPYLRGPYSTMYVQKPWTIRQYAGFSTAEESNAFYRRNLAAGQKGLSVAFDLATHRGYDSDHARVVGDVGKAGVAIDSVEDMKILFNEIPLDQISVSMTMNGAVLPILSFYIVAAEEQGVSQDLLSGTIQNDILKEFMVRNTYIYPPAPSMKIIADIFEYTSQNIPKFNSISISGYHMQEAGATPVLEMAYTLADGLEYVRTGIKAGMNVDDFAPRLSFFWAIGMNHFMEIAKMRAARYIWAELLKQFNPQNPKSLALRTHSQTSGWSLTEQEPFNNITRTAIEALSSALGGTQSLHTNALDEAIALPTDYSAKIARNTQIILQQESGICDVVDPMGGSNLVESLTQQMIEEAMKYIDEVEQEGGMTKAIEAGIPKMRIEEAAARKQAKIDSGEEFIIGVNSFRSELKQDAIEILDIDNTEVRRKQIERLNKIKAERNSDAVNEILNEIRESAKSGKGNLLALCIEAARRRVTLGEMSDAMEESFGRYKANIRTISGVYAMNAGKNEYFEKALHLTQKFEEEEGRRPRLMVAKMGQDGHDRGAKVVATAFADMGFDVDVAPLFQTPEEVAKQAVENDIHILGVSSLAAGHKTLVPQVVEELKKLGADDITIVVGGVIPQQDYEFLYANGADFIFGPGTNLPKCAVDILDKFLN; encoded by the coding sequence ATGAGAAGGGCAGTTCAGAATAAAACTCCTCAATTCACTATTACCGAAAAGAAAACAGAGGTCTATCCTTTTGAGAAAGACGGCTTACAGTTAAAATCTTCTTATACGGCAGAAGACGTTAAAAATCAGGAATTAACGCAGACTTCTCCGGGAATTGCACCTTATTTGAGAGGTCCGTATTCTACAATGTATGTTCAGAAGCCATGGACGATCCGTCAGTATGCAGGTTTTTCCACGGCAGAAGAATCCAATGCTTTTTACAGAAGAAATCTGGCGGCGGGACAAAAAGGGCTTTCGGTAGCCTTCGATCTGGCAACACACAGAGGATATGATTCCGATCATGCGAGAGTTGTGGGCGATGTTGGAAAGGCGGGAGTAGCGATTGATTCTGTGGAGGATATGAAAATTTTATTCAATGAAATTCCTTTGGATCAGATTTCAGTTTCCATGACGATGAACGGAGCCGTTCTGCCAATTCTTTCATTCTATATTGTGGCGGCAGAAGAACAGGGCGTTTCTCAGGATTTGCTTTCAGGAACCATTCAGAATGATATTCTGAAGGAATTCATGGTGAGAAATACCTACATTTATCCGCCTGCACCTTCCATGAAGATTATTGCAGATATTTTCGAATATACTTCTCAGAATATTCCGAAGTTTAATTCCATCTCAATTTCCGGATATCACATGCAGGAAGCAGGAGCAACTCCGGTTCTGGAAATGGCTTACACGCTTGCCGATGGATTGGAATATGTAAGAACAGGAATAAAAGCGGGAATGAATGTCGATGATTTTGCACCGAGACTCTCCTTTTTCTGGGCAATCGGGATGAATCATTTTATGGAAATTGCCAAAATGAGGGCAGCAAGATATATCTGGGCTGAATTATTAAAGCAGTTTAATCCTCAGAATCCGAAATCTTTAGCTTTAAGAACTCACTCACAGACTTCAGGCTGGTCTTTAACGGAGCAGGAACCATTTAATAATATTACGAGAACAGCAATTGAAGCATTGTCTTCTGCACTGGGCGGAACGCAGTCTCTTCATACCAATGCTTTGGACGAAGCCATTGCCCTTCCTACAGATTATTCAGCAAAAATTGCAAGAAATACACAGATTATTCTTCAGCAGGAAAGCGGAATCTGCGATGTCGTAGATCCGATGGGCGGAAGCAATTTGGTTGAAAGTCTTACGCAGCAGATGATTGAAGAAGCCATGAAATACATCGATGAGGTAGAGCAGGAAGGCGGAATGACAAAAGCCATTGAAGCCGGAATTCCGAAGATGAGGATTGAAGAAGCGGCAGCGAGAAAACAGGCGAAAATTGACAGTGGTGAAGAATTTATCATCGGGGTTAATTCTTTCAGATCAGAACTGAAGCAGGATGCCATTGAAATTTTAGATATCGACAATACGGAAGTCCGCAGAAAGCAAATTGAAAGATTAAATAAAATAAAAGCAGAAAGAAATTCTGACGCGGTGAATGAGATTTTAAATGAGATCCGTGAAAGTGCCAAATCTGGAAAAGGAAATCTTTTGGCGTTATGTATTGAAGCGGCAAGAAGAAGAGTAACGCTGGGAGAAATGAGTGATGCGATGGAAGAAAGCTTCGGAAGATACAAAGCCAATATCAGAACAATTTCAGGAGTTTACGCCATGAATGCAGGTAAAAACGAATATTTTGAAAAAGCCTTACACCTTACCCAGAAATTTGAGGAGGAAGAAGGGCGCCGTCCGCGATTAATGGTCGCTAAAATGGGACAGGACGGTCACGACAGAGGAGCAAAAGTAGTCGCAACAGCATTTGCAGATATGGGATTCGATGTGGATGTGGCACCATTATTCCAGACTCCGGAAGAAGTGGCAAAACAGGCAGTAGAAAATGATATTCATATTTTAGGAGTTTCTTCTTTGGCGGCAGGTCATAAAACTCTGGTTCCGCAGGTTGTTGAGGAGCTTAAAAAACTCGGGGCAGACGATATTACCATCGTTGTCGGAGGGGTAATTCCGCAGCAGGATTACGAATTTCTCTATGCAAACGGAGCCGATTTCATTTTTGGTCCGGGAACCAACCTTCCGAAGTGTGCAGTAGATATTCTGGATAAATTTTTAAATTAA